From a single Brassica napus cultivar Da-Ae chromosome C9, Da-Ae, whole genome shotgun sequence genomic region:
- the LOC106418175 gene encoding SEC14 cytosolic factor translates to MGIVSEQAVDEFQELIDKVEEPLKTTFKNVHQGYLRETLIRFLKARDWNLIKAHTMLVECLRWRVDNQIDSILSKPIVPSELYRDVRDSQLIGMSGYTREGLPVFAIGVGLSTFDKASVHYYVQSHIQINEYRDRVLLPSVSKKNGGPITTCVKVLDMTGLKLSALSQIKLVTIISTIDDLNYPEKTNTYYVVNAPYIFSACWKVVKPLLQERTRKKVHVLSGCGKDELLKIMDYTSLPHFCRRGSSGSSHHTQSVDCFSIDHPFHQQLYNYVKHHYETQGQAEPAKQGSFHVGFPEPVAERVEMAKTIESKLHKFENCNDLSKPVDDRKASS, encoded by the exons ATGGGGATCGTCTCGGAACAAGCCGTTGATGAATTCCAGGAGCTCATAGATAAAG TTGAGGAGCCATTGAAGACAACATTTAAG AATGTCCATCAGGGATACCTGAGGGAGACTTTGATTCGTTTTCTAAAAGCACGAGATTGGAACTTAATAAAAGCTCATACAATG CTGGTTGAATGTTTGCGTTGGAGGGTGGATAATCAAATTGACAGTATCTTATCC AAACCTATTGTTCCTAGTGAGCTGTACAGGGACGTACGTGATTCTCAGCTCATAGGAATGTCAGGTTACACCAGAGAG GGCTTGCCTGTGTTTGCTATTGGTGTTGGCCTCAGCACATTCGACAAAGCTTCT GTTCACTACTATGTCCAATCACACATCCAAATCAATGAATACAGAGACCGTGTACTACTG CCGTCTGTATCTAAGAAGAATGGGGGGCCAATCACCACCTGCGTCAAGGTTCTAGACATGACAGGGTTGAAACTTTCAGCCCTCAGCCAAATTAAG TTAGTGACGATCATATCAACCATTGATGATCTGAACTATCCAGAGAAGACAAACACATACTATGTTGTGAACGCTCCATATATATTTTCCGCCTGTTGGAAG GTTGTAAAACCGCTTTTACAAGAGAGGACGAGGAAAAAAGTTCATGTGTTATCCGGTTGCGGAAAGGATGAGTTATTGAAG attatggactacaCATCACTCCCACATTTCTGTAGAAGAGGAAGCTCTGGGTCATCTCACCATACTCAGAGTGTAGATTGTTTTTCTATCGATCATCCTTTCCATCAACAGCTATACAACTATGTCAAGCACCATTATGAGACCCAGGGACAAGCTGAGCCTGCAAAGCAAGGTTCTTTCCACGTGGGTTTTCCTGAGCCTGTAGCTGAACGTGTTGAGATGGCTAAAACCATAGAATCAAAACTGCACAAGTTCGAGAACTGCAATGATCTGAGCAAGCCGGTTGATGACAGAAAAGCCAGTTCATGA
- the LOC125575223 gene encoding uncharacterized protein LOC125575223 isoform X2 produces the protein MTLKSSPSGIFIAAPVLRSTGVHLGEKIVSLILWAIKLFELTMGAHIIWRLKKVLKYLCFCSSHQQERNGCGYTCPNLSPLICYSAELLAAEGTSVMKENVTHETSQSDQNSKGIIL, from the exons ATGACCTTGAAATCGTCTCCGTCGGGGATCTTTATAGCGGCTCCTGTGCTAAGAAGTACTGGAGTTCATCTAGG aGAAAAAATCGTTTCCCTTATCCTGTGGGCTATAAAGTTGTTTGAGCTCACAATGGGAGCACATATTATATGGAGATTGAAGAAGGTGCTAAAGTACCTTTGTTTCTG CTCTTCGCACCAGCAAGAGAGGAATGGCTGTGGCTACACATG CCCCAATCTAAGTCCCCTAATCTGCTATTCAGCCGAGCTACTCGCTGCGGAAGGCACCTCAGTCATGAAAG AAAACGTCACACATGAAACAAGCCAGAGTGATCAAAATTCCAAAGGCATAATACTTTGA
- the LOC125575223 gene encoding uncharacterized protein LOC125575223 isoform X4, with protein MTLKSSPSGIFIAAPVLRSTGVHLGEKIVSLILWAIKLFELTMGAHIIWRLKKVLKYLCFCSSHQQERNGCGYTCRATRCGRHLSHERKRHT; from the exons ATGACCTTGAAATCGTCTCCGTCGGGGATCTTTATAGCGGCTCCTGTGCTAAGAAGTACTGGAGTTCATCTAGG aGAAAAAATCGTTTCCCTTATCCTGTGGGCTATAAAGTTGTTTGAGCTCACAATGGGAGCACATATTATATGGAGATTGAAGAAGGTGCTAAAGTACCTTTGTTTCTG CTCTTCGCACCAGCAAGAGAGGAATGGCTGTGGCTACACATG CCGAGCTACTCGCTGCGGAAGGCACCTCAGTCATGAAAG AAAACGTCACACATGA
- the LOC125575223 gene encoding uncharacterized protein LOC125575223 isoform X1, translating into MTLKSSPSGIFIAAPVLRSTGVHLGEKIVSLILWAIKLFELTMGAHIIWRLKKVLKYLCFCSNSALILWKIVSCAALRTSKRGMAVATHAELLAAEGTSVMKENVTHETSQSDQNSKGIIL; encoded by the exons ATGACCTTGAAATCGTCTCCGTCGGGGATCTTTATAGCGGCTCCTGTGCTAAGAAGTACTGGAGTTCATCTAGG aGAAAAAATCGTTTCCCTTATCCTGTGGGCTATAAAGTTGTTTGAGCTCACAATGGGAGCACATATTATATGGAGATTGAAGAAGGTGCTAAAGTACCTTTGTTTCTG CTCCAACTCTGCTTTGATTCTATGGAAAATCGTTTCATGTGCAGCTCTTCGCACCAGCAAGAGAGGAATGGCTGTGGCTACACATG CCGAGCTACTCGCTGCGGAAGGCACCTCAGTCATGAAAG AAAACGTCACACATGAAACAAGCCAGAGTGATCAAAATTCCAAAGGCATAATACTTTGA
- the LOC125575223 gene encoding uncharacterized protein LOC125575223 isoform X3, whose product MTLKSSPSGIFIAAPVLRSTGVHLGEKIVSLILWAIKLFELTMGAHIIWRLKKVLKYLCFCSSHQQERNGCGYTCRATRCGRHLSHERCGVTTAMVAIKRHT is encoded by the exons ATGACCTTGAAATCGTCTCCGTCGGGGATCTTTATAGCGGCTCCTGTGCTAAGAAGTACTGGAGTTCATCTAGG aGAAAAAATCGTTTCCCTTATCCTGTGGGCTATAAAGTTGTTTGAGCTCACAATGGGAGCACATATTATATGGAGATTGAAGAAGGTGCTAAAGTACCTTTGTTTCTG CTCTTCGCACCAGCAAGAGAGGAATGGCTGTGGCTACACATG CCGAGCTACTCGCTGCGGAAGGCACCTCAGTCATGAAAGGTGCGGTGTAACTACAGCTATGGTTGCAAT AAAACGTCACACATGA
- the LOC125592888 gene encoding E3 ubiquitin-protein ligase RHA2B-like gives MGLQGQLSDVSSDSIPLMLVALIATLFKHVRSFFLRFSSSVVVEEDASASSVYSGLANLADQLKLNRLLSYLYADNASASDCIVCLSTLKTGEEVRKLDCRHVFHKQCLEGWIQHLNFNCPLCRSPLIAHGGCDSIPLVTASH, from the coding sequence atggggttACAAGGTCAACTCTCGGACGTTTCCTCCGATTCAATCCCTCTGATGCTCGTCGCTCTCATCGCTACTTTGTTCAAACACGTCCGCTCTTTCTTCCTCCGCTTCTCCTCCTCCGTCGTCGTCGAAGAAGATGCTTCAGCCTCCTCCGTTTACTCCGGACTCGCGAACCTCGCCGACCAGCTCAAACTCAATCGACTCTTGTCATACCTCTACGCCGATAACGCCTCCGCCTCCGATTGCATCGTGTGTTTGTCTACACTCAAGACCGGAGAAGAAGTGAGGAAGCTGGATTGCAGACACGTGTTCCACAAACAGTGCTTGGAAGGTTGGATCCAGCATCTCAATTTCAACTGCCCCTTGTGTAGATCTCCATTGATTGCCCACGGAGGATGTGATTCGATCCCTCTTGTCACTGCATCTCATTGA
- the LOC125592887 gene encoding lipid phosphate phosphatase 1-like isoform X2, whose product MNCIPLLRSSKLETSNPINPQEQEPQRGRMQEIDLGIHTIRSHGGSVASKHKHDWIILVILVAIEIGLQLISPFYRYVGRDMMTDLKYPFNDNTVPVWSVPIYAVLLPIIIFVWFYMKRTCVYDLHHSILGLLFTVLITGIITDSIKLATGRPRPNFYWRCFPDGKEVYNALGGVICHGKPGEVKEGHKSFPSGHTSWSFAGLGYLSLYLSGKVKAFNREGHVAKLCIVFAPLLAACLVGISRVDDYWHHWQDVFAGALIGLFVAAFCYRQFYPNPYHEEGWGPYAYFRAVQERGQAHNGDALRTMSLQVEPTSLENMESGTSSVRR is encoded by the exons ATGAATTGCATTCCGTTACTACGCTCATCCAAATTAGAGACTTCAAACCCTATAAACCCCCAA GAACAGGAGCCGCAGAGAGGGAGGATGCAGGAGATAGATCTCGGCATCCACACTATAAGAAGCCACGGAGGCAGCGTCGCCTCTAAACACAAACACGACTGGATCATACTCGTGATCTTGGTGGCCATCGAGATCGGTTTGCAGCTCATATCTCCTTTCTACAGATACGTCGGTAGAGACATGATGACTGATCTCAAATACCCTTTTAACGACAACACCGTCCCTGTCTGGTCAGTACCAATCTACGCTGTGCTGCTCCCAATCATAATCTTCGTCTGGTTCTACATGAAGAGGACATGCGTGTACGATCTTCACCACAGCATTCTCGGGCTTCTCTTCACGGTTTTGATAACTGGTATCATCACTGATTCCATCAAGCTCGCCACGGGACGCCCTCGTCCTAACTTCTACTGGCGTTGCTTCCCTGACGGCAAAGAGGTTTACAACGCGTTGGGTGGTGTGATATGCCATGGTAAACCAGGAGAGGTTAAAGAAGGTCACAAAAGCTTCCCGAGTGGACACACGTCTTGGTCTTTCGCGGGACTTGGTTACCTTTCGCTGTACTTATCTGGTAAAGTCAAGGCCTTTAACAGAGAAGGGCATGTGGCTAAGCTCTGCATTGTGTTTGCTCCTCTCCTCGCGGCTTGTCTCGTGGGGATATCGCGTGTGGATGACTACTGGCATCATTGGCAAGACGTCTTTGCTGGAGCTCTTATTGGCCTCTTTGTGGCTGCCTTTTGTTACCGTCAGTTTTATCCTAACCCTTACCACGAAGAAGGGTGGGGTCCTTATGCTTATTTTAGAGCGGTGCAGGAGCGTGGACAAGCGCATAATGGAGATGCGTTGAGGACAATGTCTTTGCAGGTGGAACCAACTTCTCTTGAAAACATGGAATCTGGTACTTCATCTGTTCGAAGATGA
- the LOC125592887 gene encoding lipid phosphate phosphatase 1-like isoform X1 — protein MVFGSFFSSLKFWGNSQEQEPQRGRMQEIDLGIHTIRSHGGSVASKHKHDWIILVILVAIEIGLQLISPFYRYVGRDMMTDLKYPFNDNTVPVWSVPIYAVLLPIIIFVWFYMKRTCVYDLHHSILGLLFTVLITGIITDSIKLATGRPRPNFYWRCFPDGKEVYNALGGVICHGKPGEVKEGHKSFPSGHTSWSFAGLGYLSLYLSGKVKAFNREGHVAKLCIVFAPLLAACLVGISRVDDYWHHWQDVFAGALIGLFVAAFCYRQFYPNPYHEEGWGPYAYFRAVQERGQAHNGDALRTMSLQVEPTSLENMESGTSSVRR, from the exons ATGGTCTTTGGAtcgttcttctcttctctcaagTTCTGGGGAAATTCTCAG GAACAGGAGCCGCAGAGAGGGAGGATGCAGGAGATAGATCTCGGCATCCACACTATAAGAAGCCACGGAGGCAGCGTCGCCTCTAAACACAAACACGACTGGATCATACTCGTGATCTTGGTGGCCATCGAGATCGGTTTGCAGCTCATATCTCCTTTCTACAGATACGTCGGTAGAGACATGATGACTGATCTCAAATACCCTTTTAACGACAACACCGTCCCTGTCTGGTCAGTACCAATCTACGCTGTGCTGCTCCCAATCATAATCTTCGTCTGGTTCTACATGAAGAGGACATGCGTGTACGATCTTCACCACAGCATTCTCGGGCTTCTCTTCACGGTTTTGATAACTGGTATCATCACTGATTCCATCAAGCTCGCCACGGGACGCCCTCGTCCTAACTTCTACTGGCGTTGCTTCCCTGACGGCAAAGAGGTTTACAACGCGTTGGGTGGTGTGATATGCCATGGTAAACCAGGAGAGGTTAAAGAAGGTCACAAAAGCTTCCCGAGTGGACACACGTCTTGGTCTTTCGCGGGACTTGGTTACCTTTCGCTGTACTTATCTGGTAAAGTCAAGGCCTTTAACAGAGAAGGGCATGTGGCTAAGCTCTGCATTGTGTTTGCTCCTCTCCTCGCGGCTTGTCTCGTGGGGATATCGCGTGTGGATGACTACTGGCATCATTGGCAAGACGTCTTTGCTGGAGCTCTTATTGGCCTCTTTGTGGCTGCCTTTTGTTACCGTCAGTTTTATCCTAACCCTTACCACGAAGAAGGGTGGGGTCCTTATGCTTATTTTAGAGCGGTGCAGGAGCGTGGACAAGCGCATAATGGAGATGCGTTGAGGACAATGTCTTTGCAGGTGGAACCAACTTCTCTTGAAAACATGGAATCTGGTACTTCATCTGTTCGAAGATGA